The Aeromicrobium senzhongii genome includes a window with the following:
- a CDS encoding pirin family protein, with protein sequence MITDRTIEPRDVPLGGLRGLRVHRTLPSRPLPTIGAWCFVDHFGPTGAPMVEVLPHPHTGLQTVTWPLEGSIRHRDSLGSDVVLRPGELNLMTSGDGVSHSEFSDPGPMHGIQLWVALPEHRRHGPADFEHHPDLPRVGGDGWEGVVLVGRFGGGESRATVHTPLVGVELRLQPGRHVFELDSAFEYGVLAVDGDATVAGQPVAQRALHYLAPGRAALAIEVERPTLVMLLGGEPFEEEIVMWWNFIGRTHEEVVAAREQWQALDPRFGRVEGHDGVVIPAPPLPRVRLTPRTRRD encoded by the coding sequence ATGATCACCGACCGCACGATCGAGCCGCGGGACGTCCCGCTCGGCGGTCTGCGCGGTCTCCGGGTCCACCGCACTCTGCCGAGCCGTCCGCTGCCGACGATCGGCGCCTGGTGCTTCGTCGACCACTTCGGCCCGACCGGGGCGCCGATGGTGGAGGTCCTGCCGCATCCGCACACCGGACTGCAGACGGTCACGTGGCCGCTCGAGGGATCGATCCGGCACCGCGACAGCCTCGGCAGCGACGTCGTGCTGCGCCCCGGCGAGCTGAACCTCATGACCTCGGGCGACGGGGTGTCCCACTCCGAGTTCAGCGACCCGGGTCCGATGCATGGCATCCAGCTCTGGGTCGCGCTGCCCGAGCATCGCCGGCACGGTCCGGCGGACTTCGAGCACCATCCGGACCTCCCGCGCGTGGGTGGGGACGGTTGGGAGGGGGTCGTCCTCGTCGGCCGGTTCGGTGGCGGCGAGTCCCGGGCCACGGTGCACACCCCGCTCGTGGGGGTCGAGCTGCGACTGCAGCCGGGGCGGCACGTGTTCGAGCTGGACTCTGCCTTCGAGTACGGCGTGCTGGCCGTCGACGGTGACGCGACCGTCGCGGGGCAGCCGGTCGCGCAGCGGGCCCTGCACTATCTGGCGCCCGGCCGGGCCGCGCTGGCGATCGAGGTCGAGCGCCCCACCCTGGTGATGCTCCTCGGCGGTGAGCCGTTCGAGGAGGAGATCGTCATGTGGTGGAACTTCATCGGGCGCACGCACGAGGAGGTCGTGGCCGCGCGCGAGCAGTGGCAGGCGCTCGATCCACGCTTCGGTCGGGTCGAGGGACACGACGGAGTCGTCATCCCGGCTCCGCCGCTGCCGCGTGTGCGGCTGACTCCGCGCACCCGGCGCGACTGA
- the greA gene encoding transcription elongation factor GreA yields MSTETETIWVTQEAYDRLVAELNRLKNEVLPDITQKIANAREEGDLRENGGYHAAREEQGKTDAQIRQLEDRLRRAEVGDAPADDGKVEAGMKVTIRFQGDTDTETFLLGSRELLSMDSSVDLDIYSPTSPLGAAIMGTFAGDTVSYEAPNGKTLTVEIVEAKPF; encoded by the coding sequence ATGTCGACCGAGACCGAGACCATCTGGGTGACCCAGGAGGCCTACGACCGACTCGTCGCCGAGCTCAACCGCCTCAAGAACGAGGTTCTTCCCGACATCACGCAGAAGATCGCCAATGCCCGCGAAGAGGGCGACCTGCGCGAGAACGGCGGGTACCACGCCGCTCGCGAGGAGCAGGGCAAGACCGACGCGCAGATCCGTCAGCTCGAGGACCGGCTGCGCCGCGCCGAGGTCGGCGACGCGCCGGCCGACGACGGCAAGGTCGAGGCGGGTATGAAGGTCACCATCCGCTTCCAGGGCGACACCGACACCGAGACGTTCCTGCTGGGCTCGCGTGAGCTGCTGAGCATGGACTCCAGCGTCGATCTGGACATCTACTCGCCCACGTCGCCGCTCGGTGCGGCCATCATGGGCACCTTCGCCGGCGACACGGTCTCCTACGAGGCCCCCAACGGCAAGACCCTCACCGTCGAGATCGTCGAGGCCAAGCCCTTCTGA
- a CDS encoding AI-2E family transporter, with product MSSESRGAGRYAIPIGVEIAAAWAWRLVLIGAAGYLLIRVLGYFSEVTVPIAIAALLAALTVGAVDWLARHGVPRLAAALTVVLGLLLTVIGLIGVVGQQLSTQFDDLRDSVIQGIDQVQNWARTGPLDLSDRQLDSWIDRLEKAISSSDSAIFSQATEVGVQIGHFVAGFLVTFFTLFFFLYEGARIWGWIVRLFPRVARERVHSSGRAAWGSLTAFVRATVLVALADAVGIAGVALILQVPLAAAIGVLVFLGAFIPIIGATLSGLVAVLVALVAQGPVTALVMLAGVIAVQQIEAHVLQPFLMGHIVALHPLAILLVIATGLVAGGIVGALLAVPLAACVNTIVRHLAAGDPPDTDGPLGEESRDLGSPPAAPA from the coding sequence GTGAGCAGCGAATCCCGGGGGGCCGGCCGGTACGCGATCCCCATCGGAGTGGAGATCGCTGCGGCGTGGGCCTGGCGCCTCGTGCTCATCGGAGCCGCCGGCTACCTGCTCATCCGGGTGCTCGGCTACTTCTCCGAGGTCACCGTCCCGATCGCCATCGCCGCACTGCTCGCGGCTCTCACGGTCGGAGCGGTCGACTGGCTCGCCCGTCACGGGGTGCCCCGGCTCGCTGCGGCCCTGACGGTCGTCCTGGGGCTGCTGCTCACGGTGATCGGCCTGATCGGCGTGGTGGGACAGCAGTTGTCGACGCAGTTCGACGACCTGCGCGACAGCGTCATCCAGGGGATCGACCAGGTGCAGAACTGGGCGCGCACCGGGCCGCTCGATCTCTCCGACCGTCAGCTCGACAGCTGGATCGACCGACTCGAGAAGGCGATCTCCAGCAGTGACTCCGCCATCTTCTCGCAAGCCACCGAAGTCGGCGTCCAGATCGGCCACTTCGTGGCTGGCTTCCTGGTCACGTTCTTCACCCTGTTCTTCTTCCTCTATGAGGGAGCTCGCATCTGGGGCTGGATCGTGCGGTTGTTCCCACGGGTCGCCCGTGAGCGCGTGCACTCCTCGGGCCGCGCGGCGTGGGGGTCGCTCACCGCGTTCGTGCGCGCCACCGTCCTCGTCGCCCTGGCGGACGCCGTCGGCATCGCGGGCGTCGCCCTGATCCTGCAGGTTCCCCTCGCGGCGGCGATCGGCGTCCTGGTGTTCCTGGGTGCCTTCATCCCGATCATCGGTGCCACCCTTTCGGGCCTGGTGGCGGTTCTGGTGGCCCTCGTCGCCCAGGGTCCGGTCACGGCGTTGGTGATGCTGGCGGGCGTCATCGCGGTGCAACAAATCGAGGCACACGTCCTGCAGCCCTTCCTGATGGGCCACATCGTCGCTCTCCATCCGCTCGCCATCCTGCTCGTGATCGCGACAGGGCTGGTCGCCGGCGGCATCGTCGGTGCCCTGCTCGCAGTGCCCCTCGCGGCGTGCGTCAACACGATCGTGCGGCACCTGGCGGCGGGCGATCCACCGGACACCGATGGACCACTCGGCGAGGAGTCACGGGACCTCGGGAGCCCACCCGCGGCACCGGCCTAG
- the ilvA gene encoding threonine ammonia-lyase, with translation MDLDDARAARQTLQGVSEVTPLTHSRWLHELTGRDVRLKCENLQRAGSFKIRGAYTRIARLSDQERARGVVAASAGNHAQGVALAAAKLGARATIFMPHGAALPKVQATLGYGAEVRFHGLGVTEALVAAAEFAEETGATLIHPFDHPDIIAGQATVGLEIVEQLPEVSTILVPLGGGGLAAGIALLKSERPDITVVGVQAEAAAAYPGSLAEGIPVEADLGSTMADGIAVSRPGAVPFGLIREHLDGVVTVSEESMSQALIGLLERAKLLAEPAGSVGVAALLEYPDRFDGPVVPVLSGGNIDALLLLEVIRHGLASGGRFLMFRVRISDRPGELMRLLTELAQMDVNILNVNHDRGSEALGVREVEVALQVATRGNAHREEVWRRLTELGYDPS, from the coding sequence GTGGACCTCGACGATGCGCGCGCGGCAAGGCAAACCCTCCAGGGCGTCAGTGAAGTCACGCCGCTCACGCACTCGAGGTGGCTGCACGAGCTGACCGGTCGCGACGTCCGGCTCAAGTGCGAGAACCTGCAGCGCGCTGGGTCGTTCAAGATCCGCGGCGCCTACACACGCATCGCGCGGCTGTCCGACCAGGAGCGTGCCCGGGGGGTCGTCGCGGCCAGCGCCGGCAACCATGCGCAGGGCGTCGCCCTCGCCGCCGCCAAGCTCGGTGCCCGCGCCACGATCTTCATGCCGCACGGCGCTGCCCTGCCGAAGGTCCAGGCCACCCTCGGGTACGGCGCGGAGGTCCGGTTCCACGGGCTCGGCGTCACCGAGGCGCTCGTGGCCGCCGCCGAGTTCGCCGAGGAGACCGGCGCCACCTTGATCCACCCCTTCGACCACCCGGACATCATCGCCGGGCAGGCGACCGTGGGACTCGAGATCGTCGAGCAACTCCCGGAGGTGTCGACCATCCTCGTCCCCTTGGGCGGCGGGGGACTGGCAGCCGGCATCGCCCTGCTCAAGTCCGAGCGCCCCGACATCACCGTCGTCGGCGTGCAGGCCGAGGCCGCGGCGGCCTATCCCGGATCGCTCGCCGAGGGGATCCCCGTCGAGGCCGACCTCGGGTCGACGATGGCCGACGGGATCGCGGTCTCACGACCGGGCGCAGTGCCGTTCGGGTTGATCCGCGAGCACCTGGACGGCGTCGTCACGGTCTCCGAGGAGTCGATGAGTCAGGCGCTGATCGGACTGCTCGAGCGCGCCAAGCTGCTCGCCGAGCCGGCGGGATCGGTGGGAGTGGCGGCGCTGCTGGAGTACCCGGACCGCTTCGACGGCCCCGTGGTCCCGGTGCTCTCGGGCGGCAACATCGACGCCTTGCTCCTGCTCGAGGTGATCCGGCACGGCCTGGCCTCCGGCGGCCGGTTCCTGATGTTCCGCGTGCGCATCTCGGACCGCCCCGGCGAGTTGATGCGGCTGCTGACCGAGCTGGCCCAGATGGACGTGAACATCCTCAACGTCAACCACGATCGCGGCTCGGAGGCCCTGGGCGTGCGCGAGGTCGAGGTGGCGCTGCAGGTCGCGACCCGCGGCAACGCCCACCGCGAAGAGGTCTGGCGCCGCCTGACCGAGCTGGGCTACGACCCCAGCTGA
- a CDS encoding SDR family NAD(P)-dependent oxidoreductase, which yields MTYFTQKIAVVTGAGSGIGRALALELVGRGARVAICDVDAAGLAETEQLIRAAGGEVRSDHLDVTERERVLAYAAEVADHFGAVHQIYNNAGIAFTGDIEATDFKHLERVMDVDYWGVVNGTKAFLPHLIASGDGHVVNISSVFGIISVPTQGAYNAAKFAVRGFTEALSMEMASRGRPVKVTCVHPGGIKTNVARNAGQVDGLDHDGLATTFDRIARTSPARAAEVILDGVQKGRTRVLIGADARVIDLVARVAGPHYQRLVGRLAGKAGL from the coding sequence ATGACGTACTTCACACAGAAGATCGCCGTCGTCACGGGTGCGGGTTCGGGGATCGGTCGTGCACTCGCGCTGGAGCTGGTGGGCCGCGGGGCGCGGGTCGCCATCTGCGACGTCGACGCCGCAGGCCTGGCCGAGACCGAGCAACTGATCCGCGCGGCGGGCGGTGAGGTGCGGTCGGACCACCTCGACGTCACCGAGCGTGAGCGGGTGCTGGCCTACGCCGCCGAGGTCGCCGATCATTTCGGCGCCGTCCACCAGATCTACAACAACGCGGGCATCGCGTTCACCGGCGACATCGAGGCGACGGACTTCAAGCACCTCGAGCGGGTCATGGACGTCGACTACTGGGGTGTGGTGAACGGGACGAAGGCATTCCTGCCCCACCTGATCGCCTCGGGTGATGGTCACGTCGTCAACATCTCGAGCGTCTTCGGCATCATCTCGGTGCCCACGCAGGGCGCGTACAACGCCGCCAAGTTCGCCGTCCGCGGCTTCACCGAGGCGCTGAGCATGGAGATGGCGTCGCGCGGCCGTCCGGTGAAGGTGACGTGCGTGCACCCCGGCGGGATCAAGACCAACGTCGCGCGCAACGCCGGCCAGGTCGACGGGCTCGACCACGACGGACTGGCGACGACCTTCGACCGGATCGCCCGCACCAGCCCCGCCCGGGCCGCCGAGGTGATCCTCGACGGCGTCCAGAAGGGCAGGACGAGGGTGCTCATCGGCGCGGACGCGCGGGTGATCGACCTGGTTGCCCGGGTGGCCGGGCCGCACTACCAGCGCCTCGTGGGGCGCCTCGCAGGAAAGGCCGGATTGTGA
- a CDS encoding DUF4307 domain-containing protein, translated as MTDLDARYGRHRRTTPRWLWPLVAALGVTVGIAWAAWASWTDVPVFQARVHSYEVIDAQRTQVDLEIFRDEPVALTCRVFAQAQDKVVVGEKNVEVPASSQSPVRVVSEIRTERRAVTAVLDSCEPS; from the coding sequence GTGACCGATCTCGACGCGCGCTACGGACGCCATCGCCGCACGACCCCGCGATGGCTGTGGCCCCTCGTCGCCGCCCTCGGCGTCACGGTGGGCATCGCCTGGGCCGCTTGGGCCTCGTGGACCGACGTGCCGGTGTTCCAGGCCCGCGTCCACTCCTACGAGGTCATCGACGCGCAGCGCACCCAGGTCGACCTGGAGATCTTCCGCGACGAGCCCGTGGCACTGACCTGCCGGGTGTTCGCCCAGGCCCAGGACAAGGTCGTCGTCGGTGAGAAGAACGTCGAGGTGCCGGCCTCGTCGCAGAGTCCCGTGCGCGTCGTCTCGGAGATCCGCACCGAGCGCCGTGCGGTCACCGCGGTTTTGGACTCCTGCGAACCTTCGTGA
- the msrA gene encoding peptide-methionine (S)-S-oxide reductase MsrA: MRFGFDKTTLPTPETALPGRDTRPFEVGDRHLVTGNPIETDGPEGFGIAVFGLGCFWGEEKTFWEQPGVWSTSVGYAGGVTPNPTYEEVCTGRTGHAEVVRVIFDPSVISYADLLKVFWENHDPTQGMRQGNDRGSNYRSVILTTTPEQQAEAEASREAYQQQMTAHGYGQITTQIRPLDAYYYAEEAHQQYLVKNPFGYCPLHATGVSYA; encoded by the coding sequence ATGCGATTCGGATTCGACAAGACGACGCTTCCCACGCCCGAGACCGCGCTCCCGGGCCGCGACACCCGCCCCTTCGAGGTCGGGGATCGGCACCTCGTGACCGGCAACCCCATCGAGACCGACGGCCCCGAGGGCTTCGGGATCGCCGTGTTCGGCCTCGGGTGCTTCTGGGGCGAGGAGAAGACGTTCTGGGAGCAGCCCGGCGTCTGGTCCACCTCCGTCGGCTATGCCGGCGGCGTCACCCCGAACCCGACGTACGAGGAGGTGTGCACGGGCCGTACCGGTCACGCCGAGGTCGTGCGCGTCATCTTCGATCCCTCGGTCATCAGCTACGCCGACCTGTTGAAGGTGTTCTGGGAGAACCACGATCCGACGCAGGGCATGCGCCAGGGCAACGACCGCGGCTCGAACTACCGGTCCGTCATCTTGACCACGACGCCCGAGCAGCAGGCCGAGGCCGAGGCGTCCCGCGAGGCCTACCAGCAGCAGATGACCGCCCACGGGTACGGCCAGATCACGACGCAGATCCGCCCCCTCGACGCGTACTACTACGCCGAGGAGGCGCACCAGCAGTACCTCGTCAAGAACCCGTTCGGGTACTGCCCGCTGCACGCGACCGGCGTCTCCTACGCCTGA
- the mca gene encoding mycothiol conjugate amidase Mca: MHVHAHPDDESSKGAASTAKYVAEGVDVHVVTCTGGERGSILNPAFEHPGILENPELIAEIRREEMDKAREILGVTQDWLGFVDSGWPEGNPKPPLPEGCFALVPIEEAAAPLVRLIRSFRPHVLTTYDENGGYPHPDHVKCHEVSVYAFEAAADPERYPELGEPWQVKKLYYHHGWSRARIEAINAAMERHGLESPYKDWLETREIDPEHEKRMTTRVPCADYFEVRDRALIAHATQIDPNGFWFAVPPQVQAEAWPTEDWELVKTFVDTELPEDDLFAGLR; encoded by the coding sequence ATGCACGTGCACGCCCATCCTGACGACGAGTCGAGCAAGGGTGCGGCGTCCACCGCCAAGTACGTGGCCGAGGGGGTCGACGTGCACGTCGTCACCTGCACCGGCGGCGAACGGGGGTCGATCCTGAACCCCGCCTTCGAGCACCCGGGGATCCTCGAGAACCCCGAGCTCATCGCCGAGATCCGTCGCGAGGAGATGGACAAGGCCCGCGAGATCCTGGGCGTCACCCAGGACTGGCTGGGCTTCGTCGACTCGGGCTGGCCGGAGGGCAACCCCAAGCCACCGCTGCCCGAGGGCTGCTTCGCCCTCGTGCCGATCGAGGAGGCCGCCGCGCCCCTCGTCCGGCTGATCCGCTCCTTCCGCCCGCACGTCCTGACGACGTACGACGAGAACGGCGGCTACCCGCACCCCGATCACGTCAAGTGCCACGAGGTCAGCGTGTACGCGTTCGAGGCCGCCGCCGATCCCGAGCGCTACCCCGAGCTGGGCGAGCCGTGGCAGGTCAAGAAGCTCTACTACCACCACGGCTGGTCGCGGGCGCGCATCGAGGCGATCAACGCGGCGATGGAGCGGCACGGCCTCGAGTCGCCCTACAAGGACTGGCTCGAGACCCGCGAGATCGACCCCGAGCACGAGAAGCGCATGACCACCCGCGTGCCGTGCGCCGACTACTTCGAGGTCCGCGACCGCGCCCTGATCGCGCACGCGACCCAGATCGACCCCAACGGGTTCTGGTTCGCCGTGCCGCCCCAGGTCCAGGCCGAGGCGTGGCCCACCGAGGACTGGGAGCTGGTGAAGACCTTCGTCGACACCGAGCTGCCCGAGGACGACCTCTTCGCCGGTCTGCGCTGA
- a CDS encoding tyrosine-protein phosphatase: MNETVPNLRDLGGMPVEGGSVQPGRLLRSALPLADDTAPPEIVWPPSVVIDLRSAAEIEPEHPLSGSGVTVLNFPLLSALRPGVAPPESLAELYQLMLRTTADHLVDVVDAVATAPGTTLVHCAAGKDRTGVSIAMVLALLGAKREDIVDDYLVTAQHEEQIESRFRRLFGPRRATLPNQYLATPVEAITGVLDTWDEHPGGAFGWFQQWGGRPETVDRLRSTLVG; this comes from the coding sequence GTGAACGAGACCGTCCCGAATCTGCGCGACCTCGGCGGGATGCCCGTCGAGGGCGGCTCCGTGCAGCCCGGGCGACTGCTGCGCAGCGCCCTGCCCCTCGCAGACGACACCGCGCCGCCGGAGATCGTCTGGCCGCCGTCGGTCGTCATCGACCTGCGATCGGCGGCCGAGATCGAGCCCGAGCATCCGCTGTCGGGGTCGGGAGTGACGGTCCTGAACTTCCCGTTGCTGAGCGCGCTGCGACCCGGCGTCGCCCCGCCCGAGAGCCTGGCCGAGCTGTACCAACTGATGCTGCGCACCACCGCCGACCACCTCGTCGACGTCGTCGATGCCGTCGCGACGGCACCGGGCACCACGCTCGTGCACTGCGCGGCGGGCAAGGATCGCACGGGTGTTTCCATCGCGATGGTCCTGGCCCTGCTGGGTGCCAAGCGCGAGGACATCGTCGACGACTACCTGGTCACGGCGCAGCACGAGGAGCAGATCGAGTCGCGGTTCCGCCGCCTCTTCGGCCCGCGCCGCGCCACGCTGCCCAACCAGTACCTTGCGACCCCGGTCGAGGCCATCACGGGCGTCCTGGACACGTGGGACGAGCACCCCGGCGGCGCCTTCGGCTGGTTCCAGCAGTGGGGCGGCCGCCCCGAGACGGTCGACCGCCTCCGATCGACGCTGGTCGGCTGA
- a CDS encoding cytochrome P450, translated as MRNSWSGHKFPHPPGRRPIAYDAMRMNTDTPIKNVMTIGGSLGPIFEVRVFNQKYVFVSDAALAAELCDESRFYKVLAPAVAQLRDFVGDGLFTALEGEQNWHTAHGVLMPAFAKAAMRGYHDTMLETAAEMFGVWDSQGGPIDVTADMTRLTLETISRCAFSRDFGSFTSSERHPFVDAMVMALMTGMQKGALDAVPGGGRIARRIDERNADQRAYLDDLVDTMVGERRESGERHDDLLDRMLYEAHPETGVKLDDRNIREQILTFLVAGHETTSGALSFALYYLSRNPEILAKAHAEVDDLLGPDPDTEPTFEQIPRLRYLRRCLDETLRLWPTAPAFARSPRETTTVGAGTEHEVVMTPDDWAMIILPMTHRDPKAWGPTAEDFDPDRFLPENSRGRMKNIYKPFGTGERACIGRQFAIHEAILVLARILHRFDITGDPDYELRIEERLTIVPKDFHVTLTPRTPTVAAAQAPAADTGPAEAPSGCPVAH; from the coding sequence GTGCGGAACAGCTGGAGCGGGCACAAGTTCCCCCATCCGCCCGGGCGTCGCCCCATCGCCTACGACGCGATGCGGATGAACACCGACACTCCGATCAAGAACGTCATGACGATCGGTGGGTCCCTCGGTCCGATCTTCGAGGTGCGCGTCTTCAACCAGAAGTACGTGTTCGTCTCCGACGCCGCGCTGGCCGCCGAGTTGTGCGACGAGTCGCGCTTCTACAAGGTCCTGGCGCCCGCGGTGGCGCAGTTGCGCGACTTCGTCGGCGACGGCTTGTTCACGGCGCTCGAGGGCGAGCAGAACTGGCACACGGCCCACGGCGTGCTCATGCCGGCCTTCGCGAAGGCTGCGATGCGCGGCTACCACGACACGATGCTCGAGACGGCGGCCGAGATGTTCGGGGTGTGGGACAGCCAGGGCGGGCCGATCGACGTGACCGCCGACATGACCCGGTTGACGCTCGAGACGATCAGCCGCTGCGCCTTCAGCCGCGACTTCGGATCGTTCACCTCCAGCGAGCGTCACCCGTTCGTCGACGCGATGGTGATGGCGCTCATGACGGGGATGCAGAAGGGTGCGCTCGACGCGGTGCCCGGGGGCGGCAGGATCGCTCGGCGCATCGACGAGCGGAACGCCGATCAGCGCGCGTATCTCGACGATCTCGTCGACACGATGGTGGGGGAGCGCCGCGAGAGCGGTGAGCGGCACGACGACCTGCTCGACCGGATGCTCTACGAGGCCCATCCCGAGACCGGTGTGAAGCTCGACGACCGCAACATCCGCGAGCAGATCCTCACGTTCCTGGTGGCGGGTCACGAGACGACGTCGGGTGCCTTGAGCTTCGCGCTGTACTACCTGTCGCGGAACCCCGAGATCCTCGCGAAGGCCCACGCCGAGGTCGACGACCTGCTGGGGCCGGACCCCGACACCGAGCCGACCTTCGAGCAGATCCCGCGCCTGCGCTACCTGCGGCGCTGCCTCGACGAGACCCTGCGGCTGTGGCCCACCGCCCCGGCGTTCGCCCGGTCTCCGCGCGAGACGACGACCGTCGGAGCGGGAACCGAGCATGAGGTCGTGATGACGCCGGATGACTGGGCGATGATCATCCTGCCGATGACGCACCGCGATCCGAAGGCCTGGGGTCCGACGGCCGAGGACTTCGATCCGGATCGGTTCCTGCCCGAGAACTCGCGCGGGCGGATGAAGAACATCTACAAGCCGTTCGGCACGGGGGAGCGGGCCTGCATCGGCCGCCAGTTCGCGATCCACGAGGCGATCTTGGTGTTGGCGCGGATTCTGCATCGCTTCGACATCACGGGAGACCCGGACTACGAGCTGCGCATCGAGGAGCGGCTGACGATCGTGCCGAAGGACTTCCACGTCACGTTGACGCCGCGCACGCCCACGGTGGCTGCTGCGCAGGCGCCGGCCGCCGACACCGGACCCGCCGAGGCGCCGTCGGGCTGCCCCGTCGCGCACTAG
- a CDS encoding mismatch-specific DNA-glycosylase, giving the protein MSWSRAELESFAGRTIPDLMPDDLRLLFVGINPGLVSAATGLHFARRGNRFYPALVRAGLVDTDDPALAAEQLRDRGVGITNLVARASARADELDPSELVEGRARLVELVTEHRPRVVAVAGITSFRTAFGHRAARPGRQPDDLAGAQVWVVPNPSGLNAHENVESLARAYREVAQAAGLLPA; this is encoded by the coding sequence ATGAGCTGGAGTCGCGCCGAGCTGGAGTCCTTCGCCGGACGCACGATCCCGGACCTGATGCCGGACGACCTGCGGCTGCTGTTCGTCGGGATCAACCCCGGCCTGGTCAGCGCCGCGACGGGCCTGCACTTCGCCCGGCGCGGCAACCGGTTCTACCCGGCGCTGGTGCGCGCCGGGCTGGTCGACACCGACGACCCGGCCCTGGCGGCCGAGCAGCTGCGTGACCGCGGCGTGGGGATCACCAATCTCGTCGCCCGAGCATCCGCCCGGGCCGACGAGCTGGACCCGTCCGAGCTGGTGGAGGGCCGCGCCCGCTTGGTCGAGCTCGTCACCGAGCACCGACCGCGCGTCGTCGCGGTCGCGGGCATCACGTCCTTTCGCACCGCGTTCGGCCACCGCGCCGCCCGCCCGGGCCGGCAACCCGACGACCTCGCCGGGGCCCAGGTCTGGGTCGTGCCCAACCCCAGCGGACTGAACGCGCACGAGAACGTGGAGTCGCTGGCGCGGGCCTATCGCGAGGTGGCGCAAGCCGCGGGCCTGCTCCCCGCGTGA